One segment of Carya illinoinensis cultivar Pawnee chromosome 1, C.illinoinensisPawnee_v1, whole genome shotgun sequence DNA contains the following:
- the LOC122274361 gene encoding uncharacterized protein LOC122274361, which translates to MADMVTFILCKRVPSNVRRGSHTVVPQSLAGGVYFIPMLDGTNFSDWKDSVQFTLWYMDLDCALRVEQPPAATDTDVQEVIENRQWWERSNRLSLMLIKSHMSKSIRGSISDCATIKELMQAIEEQFVRSDKALASTLIRQFTTKAFDSSKGMRAYITEMRDIVSQLKGLKIEISEPFLVHFILDSLPSEYGPFKISYNTHKENWSITDLLTMCVQEEERMKYDRPESANMVVNDKVKTEKGQSRP; encoded by the exons ATGGCCGATATGGTTACATTTATACTGTGCAAAAGGGTTCCTTCTAATGTTCGGAGAGGCTCTCACA CTGTTGTACCACAATCTTTAGCTggtggtgtttattttattccaatGCTTGATGGCACTAATTTTTCTGACTGGAAAGATTCGGTTCAATTTACCTTGTGGTATATGGACCTTGACTGTGCACTCCGTGTGGAGCAACCACCTGCTGCCACGGATACGGATGTACAGGAAGTTATTGAAAATCGCCAATGGTGGGAGCGATCTAATCGCCTAAGTCTAATGCTCATAAAGTCTCACATGAGTAAGAGCATTAGAGGTTCTATTAGTGATTGCGCTACAATTAAGGAATTAATGCAGGCAATTGAGGAACAGTTTGTTCGCTCTGACAAGGCTTTAGCTAGCACTCTTATTAGGCAATTCACCACTAAAGCCTTCGACAGTTCTAAAGGTATGCGTGCATACATTACAGAAATGAGAGACATTGTTTCTCAACTTAAGGGCTTAAAGATAGAGATATCTGAGCCATTCTTGGTCCATTTCATCCTTGACTCACTGCCATCTGAGTATGGACCTTTCAAGATCTCTTATAACACACATAAGGAAAACTGGTCAATTACGGATCTTCTGACCATGTGTGTGCAAGAAGAGGAAAGGATGAAGTATGATCGACCTGAAAGTGCAAATATGGTCGTGAATGATAAAGTTAAGACCGAGAAGGGCCAAAGTCGAccttaa